In Polypterus senegalus isolate Bchr_013 chromosome 12, ASM1683550v1, whole genome shotgun sequence, the following are encoded in one genomic region:
- the sema6dl gene encoding sema domain, transmembrane domain (TM), and cytoplasmic domain, (semaphorin) 6D, like isoform X4, producing the protein MGMGIQLFLLLALLVVTRLQAVSFPEDDEPIDTIDYHYSRQYPVFRGRPLGNESQHRLDFQLMMKIQDTLFIAGRDQVYSVSLQESHKNEIVPYRKLTWRSRQADRENCAMKGKHKDECHNFIKVFVPRNDDLVFICGTNAFNPMCRYYRLDNLEYDGEEISGLARCPFDARQTNVALFAEGKLYSATVADFLASDAVIYRSMGDGSALRTIKYDSKWLKEPHFLHAVEYGNYVYFFFREIAIEHTNLGKAVYSRVARICKNDIGGSQRVLEKHWTSFLKARLNCSVPGDSFFYFDVLQSITDIIDINGAPTVVGVFTTQLNSIPGSAVCAFSMNDIEKVFSSRFKEQKTPDSVWTAVPEDKVPKPRPGCCAGHGLAETYKTSIEFPDETLAFIKSHPLMDSAIPSVREEPWFTKTRVRYRLTAITVDNSAGPYQNYTVMFIGSEAGIVLKVLAKTASFSLNDSVFLEAIDAFNPAKCISNSEDDRRIMSLQLDKENHALFVAFSSCVIRMPLSRCERHGSCQKSCIACRDPYCGWMINGSCEKVPVGAFTGFEQDVEYGNTMQLGDCQGVWEVQSGESNQMVHMNVLITCVFAAFLLGAFIAGVLVYCYRDAFLRKSRKIHKDAESAQSCTDSTGSFAKLNGLFDSPVKEYQHNIDPPKLYTDILTKKDGPPNGDTKTMMLSCHGQPPELAALPTPESTPVLQQKSLQPVKSQWEKPHPKLNGSRKESPLKSPQFFPSSPPPHSPLGHPHIPSAVVLPNATHDYRASFANVDAHRSERKMQNIDHPVVVKSSKKEHRRSVDARNTLNDLLKHLNEANGNPKAILADPTMARQNMMLDQINMSEIPPKVPSREASLYSPSSTLPRNSPTKRVDVPSTPTTPTVPMNTLERQRGYHKSSQRHSISALPKNMNSPNGVMISRQPSMNRGGYVPPTPPSRLDSHGAPVGVHQQPSISRQSSYTGQGSLPRTGVKRTPSIKPDVPPKPNGFVPQTSSLRPVNKYGY; encoded by the exons ATGGGGATGGGAATACAGCTGTTCCTTCTCCTGGCACTGTTGGTGGTAACACGGCTGCAGGCGGTTAGCTTTCCTGAAGATGATGAACCCATTGACACCATAGACTATCACT ATTCAAGGCAATATCCAGTATTTAGAGGACGCCCTTTGGGCAATGAATCTCAGCATCGGCTGGACTTTCAGCTGATGATGAAAATCCAAGACACACTGTTCATCGCTGGCAG GGACCAGGTGTATTCTGTAAGCTTACAGGAGTCCCACAAGAATGAAATTGTCCCGTACAGG AAATTAACATGGAGATCAAGGCAGGCAGACAGAGAGAACTGTGCCATGAAAGGAAAACACAAG GATGAATGCCACAATTTCATCAAAGTATTTGTTCCAAGGAATGATGACCTAGTGTTTATCTGTGGCACAAATGCCTTTAATCCGATGTGCCGCTATTACAGA TTGGACAACTTGGAATATGATGGTGAAGAAATCAGCGGCCTGGCGAGGTGCCCGTTTGATGCTAGACAGACCAACGTTGCCCTCTTTGCGG AGGGTAAGCTGTACTCAGCCACTGTGGCAGATTTCCTGGCAAGTGATGCCGTCATATACCGCAGCATGGGAGACGGATCTGCGCTCAGGACAATAAAATACGACTCCAAGTGGCTGAAAG aGCCACACTTCCTGCATGCAGTGGAATATGGAAACTATGTATATTTCTTCTTCAGAGAAATTGCCATTGAGCACACCAATCTAGGGAAg GCAGTCTATTCCCGAGTAGCACGCATTTGTAAAAATGACATAGGTGGGTCGCAGCGAGTACTGGAAAAACACTGGACTTCGTTCCTGAAAGCCCGTCTGAACTGCTCGGTCCCTGGAGATTCGTTTTTCTACTTTGACGTCTTGCAGTCCATCACGGACATCATTGATATTAACGGCGCTCCAACTGTGGTTGGAGTGTTCACCACACAACTCAACAG CATTCCTGGATCGGCTGTGTGTGCCTTCAGTATGAACGACATTGAAAAAGTGTTCAGCAGTAGATTCAAAGAGCAAAAGACTCCCGACTCTGTTTGGACTGCTGTTCCTGAAGACAAAGTGCCAAAGCCGAG GCCTGGCTGCTGTGCAGGGCATGGTCTGGCAGAGACTTACAAAACCTCTATTGAGTTTCCTGATGAAACCCTAGCCTTCATCAAATCCCACCCTTTGATGGATTCTGCCATTCCTTCAGTCCGAGAGGAGCCCTGGTTCACAAAGACTCGTGTCAG GTACAGGCTCACCGCCATCACAGTGGACAATTCAGCAGGCCCTTATCAGAACTACACCGTCATGTTTATCGGCTCTGAAGCTGGCATAGTCCTCAAAGTTCTGGCAAAGACTGCGTCCTTTTCGTTGAACGACAGTGTTTTCCTGGAAGCAATTGACGCCTTTAACCCTGCAAA GTGTATATCAAACAGCGAGGATGACCGCAGGATCATGTCGCTGCAGCTGGACAAAGAAAACCACGCTTTGTTTGTTGCCTTTTCTAGCTGTGTCATCAGGATGCCACTAAGTCGATGTGAACGCCACGGCTCTTGTCAGAA GTCTTGTATTGCATGTCGTGATCCATACTGCGGATGGATGATAAACGGCTCATGTGAAAAAGTACCTGTTGGAGCATT CACTGGTTTTGAACAAGATGTAGAATACGGCAACACAATGCAACTTGGAGACTGTCAGG GTGTATGGGAGGTCCAGTCCGGAGAGTCAAACCAAATGGTTCACATGAATGTTCTGATTACCTGCGTTTTTGCAGCCTTCTTGTTGGGAGCTTTTATTGCTGGTGTGCTCGTGTACTGCTACCGCGATGCATTCCTGAGAAAATCACGGAAAATTCATAAGGATGCGGAGTCTGCTCAATCCTGCACAGATTCGACCGGAAGCTTTGCAAAATTAAATGGATTATTTGACAGTCCCGTAAAGGAATACCAGCATAACATTGACCCGCCAAAGTTGTACACCGACATTTTGACCAAAAAAGATGGACCCCCTAATGGAGATACTAAGACCATGATGCTGAGCTGTCACGGTCAGCCTCCAGAGTTAGCGGCACTTCCAACTCCAGAGTCAACTCCAGTTCTTCAACAGAAGAGCCTTCAGCCTGTCAAGAGTCAATGGGAAAAGCCGCACCCTAAACTGAATGGCTCGCGAAAGGAATCGCCTCTGAAAAGTCCCCAGTTTTTTCCATCCAGCCCCCCTCCTCATTCTCCTCTTGGACACCCTCATATTCCAAGCGCTGTGGTTCTTCCTAATGCCACCCATGACTACCGCGCTTCCTTTGCAAATGTGGATGCTCACCGATCCGAACGGAAAATGCAGAACATCGATCACCCCGTGGTTGTAAAATCGAGCAAAAAAGAGCATCGGCGATCAGTGGACGCAAGAAATACGCTTAATGACCTGCTCAAGCATTTGAATGAGGCCAACGGCAACCCCAAGGCTATTCTGGCAGATCCTACTATGGCTCGTCAGAACATGATGTTAGATCAGATAAACATGTCTGAGATACCACCAAAAGTTCCCAGCAGAGAAGCTTCCCTCTATTCTCCATCCTCAACACTTCCAAGGAACAGTCCAACTAAAAGGGTGGATGTGCCCAGTACTCCTACCACACCAACAGTACCGATGAACACTTTAGAAAGACAGAGGGGCTACCATAAAAGTTCACAAAGGCATTCAATATCTGCCCTGCCGAAAAATATGAACTCTCCAAATGGAGTCATGATATCGAGGCAGCCCAGTATGAACAGAGGTGGCTATGTGCCACCTACACCGCCCTCCAGGCTAGACTCACATGGAGCACCTGTTGGTGTCCATCAACAACCTTCAATATCCCGACAGAGTAGCTACACGGGACAGGGTTCCCTCCCGCGTACAGGAGTCAAGAGGACACCCTCCATAAAGCCTGATGTCCCCCCAAAACCCAATGGGTTTGTTCCTCAGACTTCTTCCCTAAGGCCAGTAAACAAATATGGCTACTAA
- the sema6dl gene encoding sema domain, transmembrane domain (TM), and cytoplasmic domain, (semaphorin) 6D, like isoform X3, which yields MGMGIQLFLLLALLVVTRLQAVSFPEDDEPIDTIDYHYSRQYPVFRGRPLGNESQHRLDFQLMMKIQDTLFIAGRDQVYSVSLQESHKNEIVPYRKLTWRSRQADRENCAMKGKHKDECHNFIKVFVPRNDDLVFICGTNAFNPMCRYYRLDNLEYDGEEISGLARCPFDARQTNVALFAEGKLYSATVADFLASDAVIYRSMGDGSALRTIKYDSKWLKEPHFLHAVEYGNYVYFFFREIAIEHTNLGKAVYSRVARICKNDIGGSQRVLEKHWTSFLKARLNCSVPGDSFFYFDVLQSITDIIDINGAPTVVGVFTTQLNSIPGSAVCAFSMNDIEKVFSSRFKEQKTPDSVWTAVPEDKVPKPRPGCCAGHGLAETYKTSIEFPDETLAFIKSHPLMDSAIPSVREEPWFTKTRVRYRLTAITVDNSAGPYQNYTVMFIGSEAGIVLKVLAKTASFSLNDSVFLEAIDAFNPAKCISNSEDDRRIMSLQLDKENHALFVAFSSCVIRMPLSRCERHGSCQKSCIACRDPYCGWMINGSCEKVPVGAFTGFEQDVEYGNTMQLGDCQDMKFSSPPVTTSGHKVSAKVIDSQKTLLISSRKFVHQDDPDTPDLFNPLSGIPKGVWEVQSGESNQMVHMNVLITCVFAAFLLGAFIAGVLVYCYRDAFLRKSRKIHKDAESAQSCTDSTGSFAKLNGLFDSPVKEYQHNIDPPKLYTDILTKKDGPPNGDTKTMMLSCHGQPPELAALPTPESTPVLQQKSLQPVKSQWEKPHPKLNGSRKESPLKSPQFFPSSPPPHSPLGHPHIPSAVVLPNATHDYRASFANVDAHRSERKMQNIDHPVVVKSSKKEHRRSVDARNTLNDLLKHLNEANGNPKAILADPTMARQNMMLDQINMSEIPPKVPSREASLYSPSSTLPRNSPTKRVDVPSTPTTPTVPMNTLERQRGYHKSSQRHSISALPKNMNSPNGVMISRQPSMNRGGYVPPTPPSRLDSHGAPVGVHQQPSISRQSSYTGQGSLPRTGVKRTPSIKPDVPPKPNGFVPQTSSLRPVNKYGY from the exons ATGGGGATGGGAATACAGCTGTTCCTTCTCCTGGCACTGTTGGTGGTAACACGGCTGCAGGCGGTTAGCTTTCCTGAAGATGATGAACCCATTGACACCATAGACTATCACT ATTCAAGGCAATATCCAGTATTTAGAGGACGCCCTTTGGGCAATGAATCTCAGCATCGGCTGGACTTTCAGCTGATGATGAAAATCCAAGACACACTGTTCATCGCTGGCAG GGACCAGGTGTATTCTGTAAGCTTACAGGAGTCCCACAAGAATGAAATTGTCCCGTACAGG AAATTAACATGGAGATCAAGGCAGGCAGACAGAGAGAACTGTGCCATGAAAGGAAAACACAAG GATGAATGCCACAATTTCATCAAAGTATTTGTTCCAAGGAATGATGACCTAGTGTTTATCTGTGGCACAAATGCCTTTAATCCGATGTGCCGCTATTACAGA TTGGACAACTTGGAATATGATGGTGAAGAAATCAGCGGCCTGGCGAGGTGCCCGTTTGATGCTAGACAGACCAACGTTGCCCTCTTTGCGG AGGGTAAGCTGTACTCAGCCACTGTGGCAGATTTCCTGGCAAGTGATGCCGTCATATACCGCAGCATGGGAGACGGATCTGCGCTCAGGACAATAAAATACGACTCCAAGTGGCTGAAAG aGCCACACTTCCTGCATGCAGTGGAATATGGAAACTATGTATATTTCTTCTTCAGAGAAATTGCCATTGAGCACACCAATCTAGGGAAg GCAGTCTATTCCCGAGTAGCACGCATTTGTAAAAATGACATAGGTGGGTCGCAGCGAGTACTGGAAAAACACTGGACTTCGTTCCTGAAAGCCCGTCTGAACTGCTCGGTCCCTGGAGATTCGTTTTTCTACTTTGACGTCTTGCAGTCCATCACGGACATCATTGATATTAACGGCGCTCCAACTGTGGTTGGAGTGTTCACCACACAACTCAACAG CATTCCTGGATCGGCTGTGTGTGCCTTCAGTATGAACGACATTGAAAAAGTGTTCAGCAGTAGATTCAAAGAGCAAAAGACTCCCGACTCTGTTTGGACTGCTGTTCCTGAAGACAAAGTGCCAAAGCCGAG GCCTGGCTGCTGTGCAGGGCATGGTCTGGCAGAGACTTACAAAACCTCTATTGAGTTTCCTGATGAAACCCTAGCCTTCATCAAATCCCACCCTTTGATGGATTCTGCCATTCCTTCAGTCCGAGAGGAGCCCTGGTTCACAAAGACTCGTGTCAG GTACAGGCTCACCGCCATCACAGTGGACAATTCAGCAGGCCCTTATCAGAACTACACCGTCATGTTTATCGGCTCTGAAGCTGGCATAGTCCTCAAAGTTCTGGCAAAGACTGCGTCCTTTTCGTTGAACGACAGTGTTTTCCTGGAAGCAATTGACGCCTTTAACCCTGCAAA GTGTATATCAAACAGCGAGGATGACCGCAGGATCATGTCGCTGCAGCTGGACAAAGAAAACCACGCTTTGTTTGTTGCCTTTTCTAGCTGTGTCATCAGGATGCCACTAAGTCGATGTGAACGCCACGGCTCTTGTCAGAA GTCTTGTATTGCATGTCGTGATCCATACTGCGGATGGATGATAAACGGCTCATGTGAAAAAGTACCTGTTGGAGCATT CACTGGTTTTGAACAAGATGTAGAATACGGCAACACAATGCAACTTGGAGACTGTCAGG ACATGAAGTTTTCCTCGCCCCCTGTAACCACATCTGGCCATAAAGTTTCTGCCAAAGTCATTGATTCTCAGAAAACATTACTGATTAGTTCAAGGAAATTTGTGCACCAAGACGATCCAGATACCCCTGATCTTTTCAATCCTTTATCAGGTATCCCAAAGG GTGTATGGGAGGTCCAGTCCGGAGAGTCAAACCAAATGGTTCACATGAATGTTCTGATTACCTGCGTTTTTGCAGCCTTCTTGTTGGGAGCTTTTATTGCTGGTGTGCTCGTGTACTGCTACCGCGATGCATTCCTGAGAAAATCACGGAAAATTCATAAGGATGCGGAGTCTGCTCAATCCTGCACAGATTCGACCGGAAGCTTTGCAAAATTAAATGGATTATTTGACAGTCCCGTAAAGGAATACCAGCATAACATTGACCCGCCAAAGTTGTACACCGACATTTTGACCAAAAAAGATGGACCCCCTAATGGAGATACTAAGACCATGATGCTGAGCTGTCACGGTCAGCCTCCAGAGTTAGCGGCACTTCCAACTCCAGAGTCAACTCCAGTTCTTCAACAGAAGAGCCTTCAGCCTGTCAAGAGTCAATGGGAAAAGCCGCACCCTAAACTGAATGGCTCGCGAAAGGAATCGCCTCTGAAAAGTCCCCAGTTTTTTCCATCCAGCCCCCCTCCTCATTCTCCTCTTGGACACCCTCATATTCCAAGCGCTGTGGTTCTTCCTAATGCCACCCATGACTACCGCGCTTCCTTTGCAAATGTGGATGCTCACCGATCCGAACGGAAAATGCAGAACATCGATCACCCCGTGGTTGTAAAATCGAGCAAAAAAGAGCATCGGCGATCAGTGGACGCAAGAAATACGCTTAATGACCTGCTCAAGCATTTGAATGAGGCCAACGGCAACCCCAAGGCTATTCTGGCAGATCCTACTATGGCTCGTCAGAACATGATGTTAGATCAGATAAACATGTCTGAGATACCACCAAAAGTTCCCAGCAGAGAAGCTTCCCTCTATTCTCCATCCTCAACACTTCCAAGGAACAGTCCAACTAAAAGGGTGGATGTGCCCAGTACTCCTACCACACCAACAGTACCGATGAACACTTTAGAAAGACAGAGGGGCTACCATAAAAGTTCACAAAGGCATTCAATATCTGCCCTGCCGAAAAATATGAACTCTCCAAATGGAGTCATGATATCGAGGCAGCCCAGTATGAACAGAGGTGGCTATGTGCCACCTACACCGCCCTCCAGGCTAGACTCACATGGAGCACCTGTTGGTGTCCATCAACAACCTTCAATATCCCGACAGAGTAGCTACACGGGACAGGGTTCCCTCCCGCGTACAGGAGTCAAGAGGACACCCTCCATAAAGCCTGATGTCCCCCCAAAACCCAATGGGTTTGTTCCTCAGACTTCTTCCCTAAGGCCAGTAAACAAATATGGCTACTAA
- the sema6dl gene encoding sema domain, transmembrane domain (TM), and cytoplasmic domain, (semaphorin) 6D, like isoform X1: protein MGMGIQLFLLLALLVVTRLQAVSFPEDDEPIDTIDYHYSRQYPVFRGRPLGNESQHRLDFQLMMKIQDTLFIAGRDQVYSVSLQESHKNEIVPYRKLTWRSRQADRENCAMKGKHKDECHNFIKVFVPRNDDLVFICGTNAFNPMCRYYRLDNLEYDGEEISGLARCPFDARQTNVALFAEGKLYSATVADFLASDAVIYRSMGDGSALRTIKYDSKWLKEPHFLHAVEYGNYVYFFFREIAIEHTNLGKAVYSRVARICKNDIGGSQRVLEKHWTSFLKARLNCSVPGDSFFYFDVLQSITDIIDINGAPTVVGVFTTQLNSIPGSAVCAFSMNDIEKVFSSRFKEQKTPDSVWTAVPEDKVPKPRPGCCAGHGLAETYKTSIEFPDETLAFIKSHPLMDSAIPSVREEPWFTKTRVRYRLTAITVDNSAGPYQNYTVMFIGSEAGIVLKVLAKTASFSLNDSVFLEAIDAFNPAKCISNSEDDRRIMSLQLDKENHALFVAFSSCVIRMPLSRCERHGSCQKSCIACRDPYCGWMINGSCEKVPVGAFTGFEQDVEYGNTMQLGDCQEILATTATPDYKTFGSPTSDMKFSSPPVTTSGHKVSAKVIDSQKTLLISSRKFVHQDDPDTPDLFNPLSGIPKGVWEVQSGESNQMVHMNVLITCVFAAFLLGAFIAGVLVYCYRDAFLRKSRKIHKDAESAQSCTDSTGSFAKLNGLFDSPVKEYQHNIDPPKLYTDILTKKDGPPNGDTKTMMLSCHGQPPELAALPTPESTPVLQQKSLQPVKSQWEKPHPKLNGSRKESPLKSPQFFPSSPPPHSPLGHPHIPSAVVLPNATHDYRASFANVDAHRSERKMQNIDHPVVVKSSKKEHRRSVDARNTLNDLLKHLNEANGNPKAILADPTMARQNMMLDQINMSEIPPKVPSREASLYSPSSTLPRNSPTKRVDVPSTPTTPTVPMNTLERQRGYHKSSQRHSISALPKNMNSPNGVMISRQPSMNRGGYVPPTPPSRLDSHGAPVGVHQQPSISRQSSYTGQGSLPRTGVKRTPSIKPDVPPKPNGFVPQTSSLRPVNKYGY from the exons ATGGGGATGGGAATACAGCTGTTCCTTCTCCTGGCACTGTTGGTGGTAACACGGCTGCAGGCGGTTAGCTTTCCTGAAGATGATGAACCCATTGACACCATAGACTATCACT ATTCAAGGCAATATCCAGTATTTAGAGGACGCCCTTTGGGCAATGAATCTCAGCATCGGCTGGACTTTCAGCTGATGATGAAAATCCAAGACACACTGTTCATCGCTGGCAG GGACCAGGTGTATTCTGTAAGCTTACAGGAGTCCCACAAGAATGAAATTGTCCCGTACAGG AAATTAACATGGAGATCAAGGCAGGCAGACAGAGAGAACTGTGCCATGAAAGGAAAACACAAG GATGAATGCCACAATTTCATCAAAGTATTTGTTCCAAGGAATGATGACCTAGTGTTTATCTGTGGCACAAATGCCTTTAATCCGATGTGCCGCTATTACAGA TTGGACAACTTGGAATATGATGGTGAAGAAATCAGCGGCCTGGCGAGGTGCCCGTTTGATGCTAGACAGACCAACGTTGCCCTCTTTGCGG AGGGTAAGCTGTACTCAGCCACTGTGGCAGATTTCCTGGCAAGTGATGCCGTCATATACCGCAGCATGGGAGACGGATCTGCGCTCAGGACAATAAAATACGACTCCAAGTGGCTGAAAG aGCCACACTTCCTGCATGCAGTGGAATATGGAAACTATGTATATTTCTTCTTCAGAGAAATTGCCATTGAGCACACCAATCTAGGGAAg GCAGTCTATTCCCGAGTAGCACGCATTTGTAAAAATGACATAGGTGGGTCGCAGCGAGTACTGGAAAAACACTGGACTTCGTTCCTGAAAGCCCGTCTGAACTGCTCGGTCCCTGGAGATTCGTTTTTCTACTTTGACGTCTTGCAGTCCATCACGGACATCATTGATATTAACGGCGCTCCAACTGTGGTTGGAGTGTTCACCACACAACTCAACAG CATTCCTGGATCGGCTGTGTGTGCCTTCAGTATGAACGACATTGAAAAAGTGTTCAGCAGTAGATTCAAAGAGCAAAAGACTCCCGACTCTGTTTGGACTGCTGTTCCTGAAGACAAAGTGCCAAAGCCGAG GCCTGGCTGCTGTGCAGGGCATGGTCTGGCAGAGACTTACAAAACCTCTATTGAGTTTCCTGATGAAACCCTAGCCTTCATCAAATCCCACCCTTTGATGGATTCTGCCATTCCTTCAGTCCGAGAGGAGCCCTGGTTCACAAAGACTCGTGTCAG GTACAGGCTCACCGCCATCACAGTGGACAATTCAGCAGGCCCTTATCAGAACTACACCGTCATGTTTATCGGCTCTGAAGCTGGCATAGTCCTCAAAGTTCTGGCAAAGACTGCGTCCTTTTCGTTGAACGACAGTGTTTTCCTGGAAGCAATTGACGCCTTTAACCCTGCAAA GTGTATATCAAACAGCGAGGATGACCGCAGGATCATGTCGCTGCAGCTGGACAAAGAAAACCACGCTTTGTTTGTTGCCTTTTCTAGCTGTGTCATCAGGATGCCACTAAGTCGATGTGAACGCCACGGCTCTTGTCAGAA GTCTTGTATTGCATGTCGTGATCCATACTGCGGATGGATGATAAACGGCTCATGTGAAAAAGTACCTGTTGGAGCATT CACTGGTTTTGAACAAGATGTAGAATACGGCAACACAATGCAACTTGGAGACTGTCAGG AAATTCTGGCTACTACAGCTACGCCAGATTACAAAACATTTGGCAGCCCAACATCTG ACATGAAGTTTTCCTCGCCCCCTGTAACCACATCTGGCCATAAAGTTTCTGCCAAAGTCATTGATTCTCAGAAAACATTACTGATTAGTTCAAGGAAATTTGTGCACCAAGACGATCCAGATACCCCTGATCTTTTCAATCCTTTATCAGGTATCCCAAAGG GTGTATGGGAGGTCCAGTCCGGAGAGTCAAACCAAATGGTTCACATGAATGTTCTGATTACCTGCGTTTTTGCAGCCTTCTTGTTGGGAGCTTTTATTGCTGGTGTGCTCGTGTACTGCTACCGCGATGCATTCCTGAGAAAATCACGGAAAATTCATAAGGATGCGGAGTCTGCTCAATCCTGCACAGATTCGACCGGAAGCTTTGCAAAATTAAATGGATTATTTGACAGTCCCGTAAAGGAATACCAGCATAACATTGACCCGCCAAAGTTGTACACCGACATTTTGACCAAAAAAGATGGACCCCCTAATGGAGATACTAAGACCATGATGCTGAGCTGTCACGGTCAGCCTCCAGAGTTAGCGGCACTTCCAACTCCAGAGTCAACTCCAGTTCTTCAACAGAAGAGCCTTCAGCCTGTCAAGAGTCAATGGGAAAAGCCGCACCCTAAACTGAATGGCTCGCGAAAGGAATCGCCTCTGAAAAGTCCCCAGTTTTTTCCATCCAGCCCCCCTCCTCATTCTCCTCTTGGACACCCTCATATTCCAAGCGCTGTGGTTCTTCCTAATGCCACCCATGACTACCGCGCTTCCTTTGCAAATGTGGATGCTCACCGATCCGAACGGAAAATGCAGAACATCGATCACCCCGTGGTTGTAAAATCGAGCAAAAAAGAGCATCGGCGATCAGTGGACGCAAGAAATACGCTTAATGACCTGCTCAAGCATTTGAATGAGGCCAACGGCAACCCCAAGGCTATTCTGGCAGATCCTACTATGGCTCGTCAGAACATGATGTTAGATCAGATAAACATGTCTGAGATACCACCAAAAGTTCCCAGCAGAGAAGCTTCCCTCTATTCTCCATCCTCAACACTTCCAAGGAACAGTCCAACTAAAAGGGTGGATGTGCCCAGTACTCCTACCACACCAACAGTACCGATGAACACTTTAGAAAGACAGAGGGGCTACCATAAAAGTTCACAAAGGCATTCAATATCTGCCCTGCCGAAAAATATGAACTCTCCAAATGGAGTCATGATATCGAGGCAGCCCAGTATGAACAGAGGTGGCTATGTGCCACCTACACCGCCCTCCAGGCTAGACTCACATGGAGCACCTGTTGGTGTCCATCAACAACCTTCAATATCCCGACAGAGTAGCTACACGGGACAGGGTTCCCTCCCGCGTACAGGAGTCAAGAGGACACCCTCCATAAAGCCTGATGTCCCCCCAAAACCCAATGGGTTTGTTCCTCAGACTTCTTCCCTAAGGCCAGTAAACAAATATGGCTACTAA